The genomic interval AAAAGCATGGGAAGGGAATAAATGAAAAGGTAAAGGTCGCACAGCTTCACCGCCATTTCTTTTATGGCTGTTTCACGAGTCACCCAATTTCATAACCTTAAACAATTAGAGAAAGTCTCACCTTTTAAATCAAGACCAGACTTTATTCTTCTTATCTTCCCAAGGCAACAGAGAGCCAAACTCAAGAAAAAGGTAGAGGCTATAAAAGTTATCAAAAGTGAAGAAAGCCAGGCAAAAAAAAGTGCAACCCCCTCTAATTTACAGAGTTGGCAGATTTTCACTTTGGGTAGATCCTACAGCAGCAAAGGTAGGTGGATGACAAGGCCAgggaaaccaaaaaaaaaaaaaaaaaaaacccaagaTTCCTTATGATCTGAAATTAAAATCTGGTAAGGATTAGAGGCAGCCAACAATTTCAAACAGAATATTGATTGCAACTTGCAAGTGGGGGTTGGCCTAACTTTAAGCTTCATGTGGGAGTTCACTTTCTAAAGGGTGGTGTGGTGGGAAGCGCACAGAGCATTGCCATCCCCACCCACCTTTCAATTTCAAAAGCTTCATCATTTCTCCACTCCTTTCTTTCTgaaccaaaaaaagaaaaagagaaaaacaaggCTCTGTCACATCAACAGGACCACATTTCATCCATTGATTTAACCATCCCCTCTAAGAGAGGAGTAAACTACAAATAAAAATACAGTGCAGCTTCACAAAGGCTTTGTTCCTTTCAAGCTTTTTAAGCATCTTTCCCCCTTCCCAAGTCCAACACcactaaacaaaattaaaattattaaatgaagACCCAAAACTTCACACTATAGAAAGCTCATATTTTACCTTTCTGCCCCCATCTCACAAGATCTAAAGGATGTTTAtacaaaggaaagaaaagagaatgcACTCACTAGCTTTGGAATGCATGTTACAGGCTTGAGATAGAGAAAGGGAGAGAAAAACACTAGACAGGGAGTTTACATTGAAGTAGTCCTCATGGGCAATTTTGGTTTCTGCCAGGGCCTCCATAGTAAAAGTAATGGCCCCAATCCCCATTGCTGCCAGTTTGGACATCATAGCAGTTGGATTGCTCTGTAAAAGTGCCAATCCCTTTGGGAGCTTTGAGATTGTTGGAGCTGTCAACAACCTGAATGTTCCTGAAATAACTAGCCTTCCCAAACCCCTCTTCAGGAAAATGACCACTGCCCATCTGTGTTAAGGTGTGCAGTCCATCAGCCTCTGAATTCACAACCTCCCCTCCCCACTCAATCATGGAGGCACTGTCAGCCAGGTACGAGAATAAGAAAGAAGGCCAATATCCCAACACATAGTCATTTCCAAACTGCATCCACCAGTGTCCCTCATTTGGATCCTACACCAAATACACAAATACTCATCTCAATCATCAACAACAAATAAATTTCTTAATATTACTCTCACTACTGAATTATGCTCTAGTTATATGTCAATCAGAATGGTTTTTTAAGCCACCCATGTGGGTTCTTCATACATTAAAATCTGTAGTAGGGGGAAATGACAAAAGAATCTTACGATCTCAAACACCGGGATTTTCTGTTTCTGACCCCTTTAAAGTAAACTATATGTGTGGGTGGGTATTATTTTAACACCTAATGTGAAGACCCCATCTCAGCTGGGCAATGTCCACAAATGATCACATGCACTTATCTTTGTACAGTCAGTCTCATTTGTCTTTTAGCATTTAACGCAATGGTTgatgtttcaatttttcttttgtgtTGTCCAAGTGAGGTTTGGCATTTACCTTCCAGATAAGTATACTGATATCATACTGTGGACTGCGAAATCCAGATACAGGTGAGATACTTGCCCCCATCGCTATTTCACTGTTAACTTGAATAAAGCCTGAGCAGAGGAGGTTATAACATCCTGTGGCTTGGTATGCATCGCTCTGCAAATATATTCATCATCGTTAGATCAATGGAATTGGACAAGAGAGACTAAAAAGTTAAGGTCCCatttgataacattttttttaaattgtttttgtttcctCACAATATCTTTCCTATGCTTTTCACTTCACTTACAGACGCCAACATTTagattcttaatcaaattctaaaagtaaaaagtaatttttaaaaattactttttctaGATTTCAAAACTTGAGTCAGATTTTATGTCCaaggtagataacaaaacaatgAAACTCACAGGTGGATGTAATGCTTATGagcttagttttcaaaaaccaaatgattatcaaacagaACCTAAGTGATCTTATCAAAGAGGTAAATGAATCTTACAGTCCAATAAGTGAAGAGTCTCGTGTTGTTATCGCCATATAGGTCTGGGCTGACCTGATGTCAAAGGTAACCAATTATGAGAACCAACGATGGGagcaaaaagaaaaggaattgaTTAGCTTTTTTAATCAATATTAGTTCACAGTACCTGCCAGCCAGCTTCAATACTATTGAGATCTTGACCAAAAGAACCTCCTAAAATCCATAACTGTGACAAGCTAAACTCATTAGGCTGCTGTATTTTGGGCTCCCATACATTGATAGTTGCCTTCGCTCCATAAAACTTATCTCCTTCCACATAAGCTATTGCGTGCTAAGCAGCTCCGAAGGGAACAACACGATATCAGAACTAAagtaaataattaaagaaaataaaaagactgaTTGTATTTAAAAGGGGGAAGAATTACCTGATGACCACTTTGATTGATGAGATCAGGATCTGCAGACCTGGGTTGAGGAATGGTTCTGTGCCTTTTCTTCCCATATCTTTTGGCAGAGCTTGCCCTCAGAACATCATCTTCCTTGGTTCTCCTAATAGGAATTGTGTTTTCTGGGCACCTTCCATTTGAATGCCACAGCTGATTGATGGGGTTTGTTCTCTCTTTAGGTTTCTCAGACACCTTGTTCTCATCAAATAGCCCTTCTGGGTGGTAAGTAGGTCTCGTCTGATACACGGACAAGTGGTAAGGAACTTCAGGACAGGTAGATGAAGAAATACTCGAAGTAGGTGCAAAACTGAGAAACGTTACAAACCAGAATTTTATGATCTTTGAGGAAAGGATGATCGAAAGCTGGTTGATTAGAAATGTGAACACAGTCGATGATATCCCCATCTGGACTCTGATTGAACATaacaaacacaaaatttaagaaaagaaCGAGGGAAAACAGTAGATGAAAGTGAAATTTCATTTCTCAAAATCTTAACTATGTAGCTAAAACTGGAAGCTGCAATACACGAGATACTGTTTGATTTCTAAGAAAATGGAAGTAGCAACACTCATAGCATACATTATTAAAGGCTGTTCCAAGTCTTAGGAAAAGCAAgaaattaaaaacatgtttgagAGGGAGAAAGGGAGAACCTGGATTGTTTTCAATGGGGGCTTGTTCAAGCGCCTAAGGTGCTTCTGAACCTCCAGGTTCTGCATGGAAGGGGATAATCGAGCGGACTGGGAGAGACAGATCAGAGCCCATAAAGAGAAAATCGGTAGCAGAACTCTGCCGGCCGTTCCTCTGCCAATCTGAGAAGGACGCATTTAGAGGAAGCCGCCCAAATGCCTCCCAAATGGAAATTAATCACATACACCCTGACCCAACACTCGAATCTCAAACCCAAATGCTTCTTCACAACTGGGACGGTTCTGCTTCCACCTACCAGCTCTCGCTCTTTGTCTTACTCCGTTTTCTACAACGCCTGACCAAGCCAAGCTAAGCTACCCTCTCGCTCTCTTTCTGTGCTtgcaaaagaaagagagaagatgGGATCATTGGATCCGGATtgtaaaaatcacttttatattattatatcatccTTTTAGAACTTTGATTGATTGCACGATGACGAGATAAAGGGgagagatgatgatgatgatgatgatgatgatgaaagaGACTGAACCAAAGTTGTAGGAAATAGAACATGGGGGGAAATTTGGGCTTTTATTTTTATACACAAAGCTCGTAGCTTCGTATTAGTAAATTTTAGCATCGTCTCTCACTGTCTCGTGTGATTGGGAATATTAGTAAATTAAGAGCACAGAAAAGATTGAAGAAAGCGGAATCCTATGCCAAACTTGAAGCTGAAACCACACCCACGGAACACAATGCAGTATCTGTATGAGTATGACCGTATCCTTGTACTTTTATTTTACCTTCCACTGCATCTCACTTTTCCCCTTGCTTTTTTTAG from Benincasa hispida cultivar B227 chromosome 10, ASM972705v1, whole genome shotgun sequence carries:
- the LOC120088312 gene encoding uncharacterized protein LOC120088312, with protein sequence MRPSQIGRGTAGRVLLPIFSLWALICLSQSARLSPSMQNLEVQKHLRRLNKPPLKTIQSPDGDIIDCVHISNQPAFDHPFLKDHKILTRPTYHPEGLFDENKVSEKPKERTNPINQLWHSNGRCPENTIPIRRTKEDDVLRASSAKRYGKKRHRTIPQPRSADPDLINQSGHQHAIAYVEGDKFYGAKATINVWEPKIQQPNEFSLSQLWILGGSFGQDLNSIEAGWQVSPDLYGDNNTRLFTYWTSDAYQATGCYNLLCSGFIQVNSEIAMGASISPVSGFRSPQYDISILIWKDPNEGHWWMQFGNDYVLGYWPSFLFSYLADSASMIEWGGEVVNSEADGLHTLTQMGSGHFPEEGFGKASYFRNIQVVDSSNNLKAPKGIGTFTEQSNCYDVQTGSNGDWGHYFYYGGPGRNQNCP